The following proteins come from a genomic window of Leptospira andrefontaineae:
- a CDS encoding LA_2168 family protein, translated as MKRIFFLFLFFYAQFISSEEVRNPSLEIYFQWILFRTQGRISEEKESSRISSLISPAVFGFKFEKYTERFRTDLEWSLITTANSGTFFLPGKNSYIGIFYKGLLWGVGRKSDSEEFPAWSSWKDGVEGLFAETDLDHIKIRFDLLDLYRGFPLLENQWLKLQGREYFLPKQARDELISEKDRADSSQFRYRAGISLTGNKEDRFVYRFRVRYLSLGDWGRFGSDTKESKTETIEGDRDYLVEWRLGLGFLWKYFYVSGDLFLSRGIDKTGYHPARPERSIPITGEAIRFDLGFYNTYGKICIFGFIPDREKRSSQGEILELGFVGMGASPISNPILQQVWGFYPSTWITDKGLEREETNFPGKRPASLFGWKAEGKFFGISPSIHFTYIGFLKEENSSSGLWSISSKNIQNKFLREAGVSIAWSPLEDDTTKIEFDLGGFESDETTGLKQWYMLFRIGGVLK; from the coding sequence ATGAAAAGAATCTTCTTCTTATTCCTATTTTTCTACGCCCAATTTATATCCTCAGAAGAAGTTCGGAATCCTTCTTTAGAGATATATTTCCAATGGATCTTGTTTAGAACGCAGGGAAGGATATCGGAAGAAAAAGAAAGTTCTAGAATTTCTTCCTTAATATCTCCTGCTGTCTTCGGTTTTAAATTTGAGAAATACACTGAAAGATTTCGAACAGACTTGGAATGGAGTCTGATTACTACAGCAAATTCAGGAACATTTTTCTTACCCGGTAAAAACTCTTATATTGGGATTTTTTACAAAGGATTATTATGGGGGGTAGGAAGAAAGTCTGACTCTGAAGAATTTCCAGCTTGGTCTTCTTGGAAGGATGGTGTAGAAGGGTTGTTTGCGGAGACTGACCTGGATCATATCAAGATCAGATTCGATCTTTTGGATCTATACAGAGGATTTCCTTTATTGGAAAACCAATGGTTGAAACTGCAAGGAAGAGAATATTTTCTTCCGAAACAAGCAAGAGATGAACTGATCTCCGAAAAGGACAGAGCAGATTCGTCTCAATTCAGATACAGAGCTGGGATAAGCCTGACAGGAAATAAAGAAGATCGTTTCGTATATAGATTCAGAGTTCGTTATCTTTCCTTGGGAGACTGGGGGAGATTTGGCTCTGATACAAAAGAATCTAAAACAGAAACAATAGAGGGAGATAGAGATTATCTCGTAGAATGGAGGCTGGGGCTTGGATTCCTCTGGAAATATTTTTATGTTTCCGGGGACCTGTTTCTTTCCAGAGGAATTGATAAAACAGGATATCATCCGGCCCGGCCTGAAAGATCTATTCCAATTACCGGAGAAGCTATTAGATTTGATTTAGGTTTTTATAATACATATGGAAAAATTTGCATTTTCGGATTTATACCCGATAGAGAGAAAAGATCCTCTCAAGGCGAAATTTTAGAATTGGGTTTTGTAGGAATGGGAGCTTCACCCATTTCAAACCCAATCCTGCAACAGGTCTGGGGATTTTATCCTTCTACTTGGATTACAGATAAGGGGCTAGAAAGAGAAGAAACAAATTTTCCCGGTAAAAGGCCTGCGAGCTTATTCGGTTGGAAAGCAGAAGGGAAGTTTTTCGGGATATCTCCGAGTATTCATTTCACCTATATAGGATTTTTGAAGGAAGAAAATTCTTCCTCAGGTCTTTGGTCAATTTCTTCTAAAAATATACAAAATAAATTCCTGAGAGAAGCAGGTGTAAGTATTGCTTGGTCTCCTTTGGAAGATGATACCACAAAGATTGAATTTGATCTAGGTGGTTTTGAATCTGACGAAACAACAGGACTCAAACAATGGTACATGCTCTTTCGTATAGGAGGAGTCTTGAAATGA
- a CDS encoding phospholipase D-like domain-containing protein: MKKFNLFLLIGLCFYSCERTDEDVSLFWEDELYPKIFFSYPGRFVPSGKKRIVREEILRIIRETNDSIYMHIYSLDDPEIEEELIHASHRGVHLELMGEWGKTYPVSILPFLKYWKGTGLQHTKVLVSDRSLVFMGTGNFTYYGLEQDHNGYIEFKLNRKEWENFHSFLREEYPFPVLKIGGLEFWNSPREGNLIQNRLLDSVFSSEHSIRYLIFDHYDPILSSGFTRTNHGFINGIYNRPIDPEGTILSSNSRMEIWEDGNEDILDDPTIGKGGLLHHKSMILDDIEVLTGSYNYSLSARDSNREILIRMKNSRISKEFQQEWENIQNKAKRIDVSQQNLHLNTNNTYSFDSSNDQICRSQVQQEDSFLEIGFVWFRWNNFYRWKEESCKSVADYESISSRFFGGKSEFPTDAVDNLGIQSFTRSGTKGLSLPKSDLMKEFHSAILKPSIFLRPSQFLGTEAAWVFPDDTELNEFLSENSPGQVWILERGKLPKKVGIEVEEGVYYLSEGVNSNSGVLILEYENFGLYFCYKSINYNLNWPEQILFAAYNFREISNISGRYSKSDLEFFAEEGLPNQRKKNLCVVSL; the protein is encoded by the coding sequence ATGAAGAAATTTAATTTATTCTTATTGATCGGCCTTTGTTTCTATTCCTGTGAAAGAACGGATGAAGATGTTTCTCTTTTCTGGGAAGATGAATTATATCCGAAGATTTTCTTTTCTTATCCAGGCAGGTTTGTTCCTTCCGGAAAGAAGAGAATTGTCCGAGAAGAGATCCTACGAATTATTCGAGAAACGAATGATTCTATCTATATGCATATTTATTCATTAGATGATCCGGAGATAGAAGAAGAGCTCATCCATGCAAGCCATAGAGGTGTTCATTTAGAATTGATGGGGGAATGGGGTAAAACATATCCGGTCTCCATATTACCATTTTTGAAATATTGGAAGGGGACAGGATTACAACATACAAAGGTTTTGGTTTCCGATAGATCACTGGTGTTTATGGGAACGGGTAATTTTACCTACTATGGTTTGGAACAGGACCATAACGGGTATATAGAATTTAAATTAAATCGAAAAGAATGGGAAAACTTTCACTCTTTCCTAAGAGAAGAATATCCATTTCCTGTTTTAAAAATTGGTGGATTAGAATTTTGGAATTCTCCTCGAGAAGGAAATTTGATCCAGAATAGACTTTTGGATTCTGTTTTTTCTTCGGAACATTCTATTCGATATTTGATTTTCGATCATTATGATCCGATTTTAAGTTCCGGATTTACTCGGACAAATCATGGATTTATCAACGGAATCTATAATCGTCCTATTGATCCGGAAGGTACTATTCTTTCGAGCAACTCCAGGATGGAGATTTGGGAAGATGGAAATGAAGATATTTTGGATGACCCCACGATTGGAAAAGGAGGACTTCTTCATCATAAGTCTATGATCTTAGATGACATAGAAGTATTAACTGGATCATATAACTACTCTCTGAGTGCAAGGGATTCTAATCGGGAGATTCTCATTCGAATGAAGAATTCTCGAATTTCCAAAGAATTCCAACAAGAATGGGAGAATATACAAAACAAAGCGAAACGTATAGATGTCTCCCAACAAAATTTGCACCTGAATACTAATAACACTTACAGTTTTGACTCAAGTAATGATCAGATTTGCAGATCTCAAGTTCAGCAAGAGGATTCCTTTTTAGAGATCGGATTTGTTTGGTTTCGTTGGAATAATTTTTACCGATGGAAAGAAGAATCTTGTAAATCAGTCGCAGATTATGAATCGATTAGCTCCCGATTCTTTGGAGGAAAAAGTGAGTTTCCAACGGATGCTGTAGATAATTTAGGAATCCAATCATTTACTAGATCAGGAACGAAAGGTTTATCTCTGCCTAAGTCGGATCTGATGAAGGAGTTTCATTCAGCGATCTTAAAACCTTCTATCTTTTTACGACCATCCCAATTTTTAGGAACAGAAGCTGCCTGGGTTTTTCCGGATGATACAGAACTGAATGAATTTCTCTCTGAAAATTCTCCAGGACAAGTTTGGATTTTAGAAAGAGGAAAACTTCCTAAGAAGGTCGGAATCGAAGTAGAAGAAGGAGTGTACTATCTTTCGGAAGGTGTAAATTCGAATTCGGGTGTTCTAATACTGGAATACGAGAACTTTGGTCTATATTTCTGTTATAAATCTATCAATTATAATCTGAACTGGCCGGAGCAGATTTTATTTGCAGCTTATAATTTTAGAGAAATTTCTAATATTTCGGGAAGGTATTCTAAATCCGATTTGGAATTTTTTGCAGAAGAAGGGCTTCCGAACCAAAGGAAAAAAAATCTATGTGTTGTCTCCCTTTGA